AGGAGTTGGTAAGTCTTGATCTGTCGGGCGTCAACATCGAGTTTGGCCCGATGTGTTTTGAGCCGTTTAGAGAGACCGTTGGTTCCAAGCCGTTTTTTTCATCATGAAAGATCCCTTCAGTCCTGATTTGTCTCCTGTGCCGGTGGCCCTCGATGAGACGTTTCCCATTCCGAGCGACGGACAGTGCCAGGCGTGGTGGGACGAGTATGAGATGCTGGACAACGTCAGGGTTCACAGTCTGGCCGTGGCCCGGGTGGCTTCGGCTCTGGCCGAGATGGCCAGTCCAGGGACCGAGAACGATTATCTGCGGCGAGCGGTCCGGGCCTCGGCCCTGCTCCACGACCTAGCCAAGTCCTACACCATCCGCCACGGCGGCCATCACAATCAACTGGGCGGGGCCTGGGTCATGAACTTGACCGGAAACCCCCTGGTGGCCCAGGGAGTGATTCATCACGTGTTCTGGCCGGGACGAATCGATCTTGATGCCTTTTTTCTGCCATTGGTCATCATCTACAGTGACAAGCGGGTTCGTCACGACCAGGTGGTATCCCTTCAGGAGCGCAAGGAGGATCTCCTGATCCGGTATGGGATCAACGAACGGTCCAAGAGCCACATTGCCAAGTCCTTCGACCAGACTACGCACATTGAACGTGAACTCGAACAGAGAACGGGAGTGTCCCTGCATGCGCATACTTTTGATCGCCGGGGGATGGTCCGAGGAGCGTGAGGTCTCCCTGGCCGGGGCCGAACAGATCGGTCCGTCCCTGGCCGCCTTGGGCCACGAGGTGACCTGTTTTGATCTCATTGAAGGGTGGGGCGCCTTGGTCCAGGCCGTCCAGAGCATGGACTTCGCCTATCTGAATCTCCACGGGACGCCGGGGGAGGACGGCAGCGTCCAGGCCTTGCTTGAGCGGCTGGGCGTGCCCTATCAGGGTGCCGGGCCTGCCGCCTCCATGTTAGCCCTGAACAAGGCCCAGTCCAAGAATTTTTTCGTCCGAGCCGGGATCGCCACCCCCAGATGGCGTTTCGTTCCTCCGGGCCGGCAGGCCCAATCCGGCCCTCCGGCCTTTCCGTGCGTAGTCAAACCCAATGCTGGAGGCTCCAGCGTTGGAGTGTCCATCGTCCAGAATCGCCAGGAACTGGACCAGTCCCTGAAGGACCCGGCCCTGGCTGGGCGTGATCTCATTTTCGAGGAGTATGTTCCCGGACGGGAAGTAACCTGTGCCGTTCTCGGGGGCGAGGCCCTGCCGCTGATCCTGATCAAACCCAGAAGCGGGCGGTTCTTTGACTACCGGGAAAAGTACGATCCGGCCGGGGCCGAGGAGATCTGTCCGGCACCCATAGAGGACGGCCTGACCAGGGAGATACAGATGCTGTCCCTGAAGGCCCACGCCTGCTTGGGTCTAGCCGACTACAGCCGGGCTGACTTCATTGTCGATGACGATGACCGGCCCCATCTGCTGGAGGTCAATACTCTTCCGGGGATGACCAGGACGAGTCTTCTGCCCCGGGCAGCAAAGGCCGTTGGTCTCGATTTTTCTTCCCTGCTGGCCCGGCTTCTGGAAATGGGCATGACCAAATTTGGGCATGGCCCGGTCTGAGGGGCGAGCCGGATGGGCCGGAGCCGTGTTCCTGGCTCTGTATTCAACCCTCTGGAGGGTGGCCGCTCCGGTGTTGCCCCTGCTCCTGCCGAGGCTGCGCCCCGGCTGGACCCATCGGCTGGGATGGTGTTTCCGGCCGGGGCCTGCGGATATATGGATTCAGGCCGCTTCGGGAGGAGAGGCCTATCTGGCCTTGGAGATCCTTGAGGCCTTCATGCCCGGGACCGAATTCCGGGTTCTTCTGACAACCTGTACGGCCCAGGGCGAGGAGATTCTGGTTCGGGGCCTCGAAGGCAAATCTTGGGAGGGACGGGTACAGATCCGGTTTTTTCCTTTCGATGTCCCTGGCATTTCCCTGGGGTTGATTCGGGGTGCGGGCATTGATCTGATGATACTTCTGGAGACCGAGATTTGGCCGGGTCTTCTGGAGGCCTGCCGCCGGGCCGGGGTTCAGATCTGGGTTGTCAACGGCCGGATGACCGAGAAGAGCCGGAGGGGATACGTCCGGCTCGGAGGGCTTCTTGCCGGTCGAGGGCCTTCCAGGGTTTTGGCCGTATCCGAGGCCGACGGGGCCAGATTCCAGTCGGTCTTTCCCGATGCCTTGGTCGAGCGGATGTCCAACATCAAGTTCGACCGGGCAGCGGTTCCACTCGTCCCGGACCGTGATGGTCCGTCATGGACGGCTGAAGGGAACGGGTTGTTCGTTTTTGGATCGCTCCGTCGGGAGGAGGAGCACCTCATCCTGCCGGTTTTTCCCGAGCTGGCCCGACGGCATCCGCAGGTGATCCCGGCGATCTTTCCCAGGCATATGGAGCGGGTCGAGTCCTGGGAGAAGGCCCTGATAGCGGCCGACCTTCCGGTCTGCCGCCTGTCAAGAATGGAAGCCCCATGTCCACCGGGCACGATCCTGCTGGGAGATGTGTTCGGGCGCCTCGGCCAGGCCTACACACGGGCTTCCTGGGCCTTTGTCGGCGGCAGTCTCGCACCGTGCGGCGGGCAGAATTTTCTCGAGCCACTGGCCTGCGGGGTCCGGCCGGTCATCGGCCCCCATTGGAAAAATTTTGCCTGGGTAGGACAGGAGATCATCGACCTCGGTCTGGTGTTGCAAATCGGATCAGCGGCGGACTTGGTCCGAGTTCCGGACTTGAATCCCGAAGCTCGGGAGCTGATCCTTAAACGTGCTGGTGACTTCATGGCCGCCCGACGGGGCGGAGCGGCTCAGGCGGCCCGTGAGATTTTGGGTTTTTTTGACAGAATTGCTGGAGGCCGAGACACCATTTCCGGGCCAAAGACTCTCTGACACGGGCCTTGACGGCCCAGGTTCCAACCATGCCAGTTTTTCACGGATTCATTCCGGCCCGGTTCGCCTCCACCAGATTTCCGGGCAAACCTCTGGCCATGATTCATGGCCGGCCTATGTTCGCTCATGTCTATGATCGGGCTCTGGCCAGCGGGGTGCTCCATGCGGTTCATCTCTGCACCGACGACGAGCGTATCTGGGCCAAGGCCTTGGAATTGGATATCCCTGTGGTCATGACCGGCGCGGACCACGCCTCAGGCACGGATCGGATCCTGGAGGCGGCGGATCGCGTTGGGATTCCGGACTCGGCTGTGGTGATCAACATTCAGGGCGACGAGCCGGCTATTCCTCCGGCTATGATCAGGGAAGTGGCGGAGCTCTTTTGTTCCGAAGAGGTCCGGGTCGGAACCCTGGCCCGGGCGGTCGGCCGGGAAGAGGCCTCGGATCCTGACGTAGTCAAGGTTGTTTTGTCCGCCGACGGTCGGGCTTTGTATTTTTCCAGGTCCATGATACCATTTTTCCGTTCCGGTGAAGACGAACGGTTTTTGGCCCATGTCGGACTGTACGCATTCCGTATGGAGGCTCTGAGAACCTTCGGCGTCCTTGGCCGTGGACTGCTGGAGCGGATTGAATGCCTGGAGCAGCTCCGGTTGCTGGAGGCCGGGATTCCGATTCACGTTGCCCTGACCGAACATCGCTCTAGAGGCGTGGACAAGCCTTCGGATATTGATTTCATAACCTGTACCCTTGGGGAGGAGCTTTGATGCGCGTATTGTTGGTCCTTGAAGACGGTACCCGGTTCGAGGGCACTTCCTTCACCGGCTCCGGAGAGGCCGGAGGCGAGGTCATCTTTAATACCGGCATGGCCGGATACCAGGAGATTCTGACCGACCCCTCCTATCGGGGACAGATGGTCTGCATGACCTACCCGCTTATCGGCAACTATGGGGTCAACCTCGAGGACGTCGAGTCGTCCCGAGTGCAGGCCGCGGCCTTCATCGTCAAGGAGTGCTGTCGGGTCCCCTCCAATTGGCGGGCCACCGAGAGCCTCCCGGATTACCTGACGAAGAGTGGGGTGATGGGTATCGAGGGCGTGGACACCAGGGCCTTGACCCGGCATCTGCGGATTCATGGGGCCATGCGTGGGATGATGTCCACCGAGGACCTGGATCAAACATCTCTGGCCGAAAGGGCCCGGGCCCTGCCTCCCATGGAGGGTGCCAATCTCGTGGACGAGGTGGCGCCGTCCAAACCCTATGTCTGGGAGAATGGTCGACCTGTTCCGGTGGACCTTCCGGGAGGTGCCCATGCGTGGAAAACCGACCGGCCCCGAGTCGCTGTCTTCGATTTTGGAATCAAATGGAATATTCTTCGTCTGCTGGACGAGCAGGGCCTCGAACTTCTGGTCGTGCCTCCGGGTTGGACCGCAGACCAGGTTCGGGCCAGCGGAGCTCAGGCCGTGTTTTTGTCCAATGGACCTGGGGACCCGGCGGCGTTGAGCAGGGCCGTCAAGACGACGTCCGAGCTGATTCGCGACCTTCCGGTGGGCGGCATCTGTCTGGGGCACCAGATCATCGGCCTGGCCCTGGGTGGGAGGAGCTATAAGCTCAAGTTCGGCCATCACGGGGTCAACCATCCGGTCAAGGATCTGGCCACTGGTCGGATCGAGATTTCGTCCCAGAATCACGGGTTCTGCGTCGACATCTCCGACCTGGATTTCGTCGAACAGACCCATACCAACTTGAATGACGACACCCTGGAGGGTTTTCGGCACAAGAGCCTGCCGGTCATGGGTGTCCAGTACCATCCGGAATCGGCCCCCGGCCCCAGGGACAGCCGGTATTTTTTCCGACGGTTCAGGGAGATGGTCGAGCAGTCCAGTTAGCCGCAACTCGCGAGGAGGTCGCCCATGGCCATGGATTTCGTCCAGAGCAAGAAAAAATTGTCAGGCGTGAATAGCCTGCTCAAGCAGGGAAAACTTCTGGCAGCGGTGACAGGATTGCAGGAGGGCCTGGAATTTTTTCTGCGGACCAGTCTCCTCAAGCACGAGAAAGAGGAACTGTGCGAGCAGATCGAGTGGGCCGTGTACCAGCTTGGCAGCGACCGGGGCTTCAAGCAGGTCTATCCCCTGAAGATCGCCTATTCTCAGGGCGAAGAGCGAGCCCTGCTGGAGACGGTGCGAGAGATTCTCCGCCTCCTGGACGAGGAGGCGACAAAGGAGGCCCAGGGCCAAGCCGAACTGATGGCCCTTAGAATTCAGGAACGGCTGGACCAGGGCCAGGAATTCCTGGACGGGGGCAAGATCGACGAGGCCCGGGCCTGGTTCGACAAGCTTTGTCGGGAATTCGACCACAACCCGGACCTCAAGGCCGATGTGGGAGATCGTTTCCTCAAGGCCGGGCTGCATGACGACGCCATTCGCTATCTGAAATCCGCCTTCAAGGACGATCCAAAGTCGGCCCATGTCTTCAACAAGTTGGCCATCGCTTTGCGCAAGGCCGGGCGCTTCGACGAGGCCGAGCGTTTCTTCCAGTTGGCTCTGAAGACTTCGCTGCGGGACGAGTTTCTCTACTTTAACCTCGGTCGGGTCTATCTCGACTGGAAGCGGTGGGAACAGGCCAAAGAAGCCGCCGATCAGGCCCTGGCCCTTAATCCGGGTTTCGACGAGGCGGCCAAGATGAAGGCCTACGCCGAACGGATGATGAACGGCTGAGACCGGGAGAGATCATTATGAGCATCTGGTACAGCCATGTCCGAACGGAGATTCGGCTCGATCGTCTGCGGAGCAACTATCGTTTTCTGGCCTTCCGGGCCGGTCAAATTATGCCGGTGATCAAGGCCGACGCCTATGGCCACGGCCTGGGTCCGGCGGCCGCGGTGCTGGCCCAGGCCGGGGCGGAGATGCTTGCCGTGGGCACGGTCCACGAGTCTGTAGCCCTGCGCCTGACACCCTTTGAAGGCCGGATTCTGGCCCTTTTGGGAATCTTGGATCCCGAAGAGATCGACGCCCTCTGGGAATACAGGATCACACCCATGGTTCACGACCGAAGGACCCTGGGTCTTCTCGGCGAGGCCTGTAAAAGTAGGGGGCGCGAACTGGAAGTGGCTCTGAAGTTCGATACGGGAATGTCCCGGCTCGGGTTCGGAGTCGGGGATATGGTTGAGCTGCTTGGTTTGCTGCGTGATTACCCGGGGATCCGTCCGGTCATGGTCTGTTCCCATCTGGCCGTGGCCGACGAGGCTCAGGGCCGCGATTACGTCCTGGCCCAGGGTCGGGAGTTCGCGTCGGCCTGCGAGGCTTTGAGGGCCGGGGGATGCCGGTTTCTGGTCTCTCTGGCGAATTCCGCGGCCACCTTGGCCTATCCGGAGCTTTGGTTCGACGTCTGCCGGCCGGGCATTGCCTTGTACGGAGCCAATCCACTGGCCGATACAGCCGAGCGGGAACTGGGCTCGGAACTCAAACCGGCCATGGAGGTTCGGGCCCCGATCCTCTCGGTCCACGACCTGCCCCGGGGGCGGAGCATCCATTACGGTCTGACATTCACCGCTCCCCGGGACATGCGTGTGGCCATTGTCGGCATCGGGTATGCCGACAATTATCCGAGGGTGTTGTCCAATACCGGGGCCATGGTCGTTCATGGGGTCCGGGCCCCGGTGGTCGGCCGGGTTTGCATGCAGATGACGGCCGTGGACGTGACCGGACTGCTCCAGGCGGTTCCCGGCGACTGGGCCTGGGTGCTCGGAGGACCCGGGCCGGAACCGATCACTCCGGAAGAGCTTGCCGGGTGGTGGGGAACCATCACCTATGAGGTTTTCTGCCTGCTCGGACAGAATCGAAGAATCTACACCGACGGGGAGCACTGAGGTTTCGTGACGATCGAAGGGAGCTGGCACGAGTTGATCCTGGCCCTGGGGACCTGGGACTTCTGGGAGCCCGTGGTCAAAGGTTGCCTGGCCATGGTCGTGGCCCTGGTCTCCTATCTGCTCGGCGATCGGCTCTTGGGACGACTGGTGGCCGCGGCGGCCGGCCGATCTCGGAACAAATGGGACGATGCCCTGCTCAACAACGGGGTGGTCCGGGCCTTGGTCCTGGCCATCCCGGCGGTGGTTCTCTATCAGCTTCTGGATTTTTTCGGCGGTTTCAGGCCGGTGGCGGAGAAGATACTGAACATCGGCCTCTTGGGTCTGTTCATCCTCATTGTCGATAGGGGCCTTTCGGCCTTCCTGGACATCTACGACAGCTCGGACCTTTCCACCAGGCGTCCCCTGAAGGGCTATGTTCAGCTCGTGAAGATGTTCATCTACATCGTGGGCACGGTCATGGGCCTGTCCCTGATTCTGGACAAGAGTCCCTGGGGGCTTCTGAGCGGTATCGGGGCACTGACGGCGGTCATTCTCCTCATCTTCAAGGACACGGTCCTGTCCTTTGTGGCCAGCATGCAGATCGCGAGCTACGATCTGTTTCGCAAGGGGGACTGGATCGAGATGCCCAATTTCGGGGCCGACGGGGATGTGGTGGATATTTCCCTGCACACGGTCCGGGTCCAGAATTGGGACAAGACCTTGGTCTCCATCCCCACCCATCAGTTTTTGGAAAATTCCTTCAAGAACTGGCGAGGGATGACTATGGCCGGGGGGCGGCGTATCAAACGATCGGTCCTTGTAGACCAGGCGAGCATCCGCATCTGTTCCGACGAGGAACTCGAGGCCCTGTCCAGTGTTGATTTTCTGGCTGAGTATATCAGATTCAAGCGTCGGGAGATACAGGAACACAATGTCCGGTTCGCCAATCTTGAGGGCTCTTCACCGGTCAATGGCCGGGCACTGACCAATATAGGCCTCTTCCGGACCTACGTGGCAGCCTATCTTCGCCACAATCCCCGGCTGCGCCAGGATCTGACGCTGATGGTCCGTCAGCTTCAACCCACGGCCGAAGGGGGACTGCCCCTGGAGATCTACTGCTTCACCAACGTCACGGCCTGGACGGAGTACGAAGGAATCCAGTCCGACATCTTCGACCATGTTCTGGCGGCCATGCCCTATTTCGGGCTGAAGGTCTTCCAGCGAGAGGCCAGCCGAGACAAGAGGGCCGACTGCCTGGCCCTGGTCGGCCGGAACTGCGGTGAGGGTCCTGTACGGAAATAAACGAATAAAAAAAGCCCTTGCCGGAGCAAGGGCTTGATTATCATTGGTGCCGAGGGGGGGACTCGAACCCCCACGGGCATGGCCCACTACCCCCTCAAGATAGCGTGTCTACCAGTTCCACCACCTCGGCACGGGTCTCTCCCATCGGATCATTCCGTCTTGGACTCGTCCGGAGTTTCGCCGGTCTGGACGGTTTCACCTTGGGAAGGGGCGCTTTCTACCTGCTCGGAACCTGGTTGTCCAGCATTTTTTCCATCGACGGGTTCGGCCTGGATGTCGGCGGGAGTCTCGGCCGGGGGAACAGGAACCTGGTCGACCGAGGGCAGGATCGGTGCAGCAGGGGCCAGGGGAGCCGGGGCGTCCAGAACGATGGACTCCTGCTGGGCTACATGGCGCTGGGTGCTCAGATAGGTGAAGGACAGCGAGGTCAGAAAGAACAGGGCGGCTGCTCCGGCCGTGAGTTTGGCCAGGATGCCTCCGGCCCCGCTGCTGCCGAACAGGGAGCTGCTGCCGCCCCCGAAGATGACGCCCATGCCCTCCTTGCCCGATTGGAGCAGGACAAGGATGACCAAAGCGATGCAGGCG
This window of the Deltaproteobacteria bacterium genome carries:
- a CDS encoding phosphohydrolase; this translates as MSPVPVALDETFPIPSDGQCQAWWDEYEMLDNVRVHSLAVARVASALAEMASPGTENDYLRRAVRASALLHDLAKSYTIRHGGHHNQLGGAWVMNLTGNPLVAQGVIHHVFWPGRIDLDAFFLPLVIIYSDKRVRHDQVVSLQERKEDLLIRYGINERSKSHIAKSFDQTTHIERELEQRTGVSLHAHTFDRRGMVRGA
- a CDS encoding mechanosensitive ion channel, whose translation is MVVALVSYLLGDRLLGRLVAAAAGRSRNKWDDALLNNGVVRALVLAIPAVVLYQLLDFFGGFRPVAEKILNIGLLGLFILIVDRGLSAFLDIYDSSDLSTRRPLKGYVQLVKMFIYIVGTVMGLSLILDKSPWGLLSGIGALTAVILLIFKDTVLSFVASMQIASYDLFRKGDWIEMPNFGADGDVVDISLHTVRVQNWDKTLVSIPTHQFLENSFKNWRGMTMAGGRRIKRSVLVDQASIRICSDEELEALSSVDFLAEYIRFKRREIQEHNVRFANLEGSSPVNGRALTNIGLFRTYVAAYLRHNPRLRQDLTLMVRQLQPTAEGGLPLEIYCFTNVTAWTEYEGIQSDIFDHVLAAMPYFGLKVFQREASRDKRADCLALVGRNCGEGPVRK
- a CDS encoding D-alanine--D-alanine ligase; the protein is MRILLIAGGWSEEREVSLAGAEQIGPSLAALGHEVTCFDLIEGWGALVQAVQSMDFAYLNLHGTPGEDGSVQALLERLGVPYQGAGPAASMLALNKAQSKNFFVRAGIATPRWRFVPPGRQAQSGPPAFPCVVKPNAGGSSVGVSIVQNRQELDQSLKDPALAGRDLIFEEYVPGREVTCAVLGGEALPLILIKPRSGRFFDYREKYDPAGAEEICPAPIEDGLTREIQMLSLKAHACLGLADYSRADFIVDDDDRPHLLEVNTLPGMTRTSLLPRAAKAVGLDFSSLLARLLEMGMTKFGHGPV
- a CDS encoding carbamoyl-phosphate synthase small subunit, coding for MRVLLVLEDGTRFEGTSFTGSGEAGGEVIFNTGMAGYQEILTDPSYRGQMVCMTYPLIGNYGVNLEDVESSRVQAAAFIVKECCRVPSNWRATESLPDYLTKSGVMGIEGVDTRALTRHLRIHGAMRGMMSTEDLDQTSLAERARALPPMEGANLVDEVAPSKPYVWENGRPVPVDLPGGAHAWKTDRPRVAVFDFGIKWNILRLLDEQGLELLVVPPGWTADQVRASGAQAVFLSNGPGDPAALSRAVKTTSELIRDLPVGGICLGHQIIGLALGGRSYKLKFGHHGVNHPVKDLATGRIEISSQNHGFCVDISDLDFVEQTHTNLNDDTLEGFRHKSLPVMGVQYHPESAPGPRDSRYFFRRFREMVEQSS
- the alr gene encoding alanine racemase, which codes for MSIWYSHVRTEIRLDRLRSNYRFLAFRAGQIMPVIKADAYGHGLGPAAAVLAQAGAEMLAVGTVHESVALRLTPFEGRILALLGILDPEEIDALWEYRITPMVHDRRTLGLLGEACKSRGRELEVALKFDTGMSRLGFGVGDMVELLGLLRDYPGIRPVMVCSHLAVADEAQGRDYVLAQGREFASACEALRAGGCRFLVSLANSAATLAYPELWFDVCRPGIALYGANPLADTAERELGSELKPAMEVRAPILSVHDLPRGRSIHYGLTFTAPRDMRVAIVGIGYADNYPRVLSNTGAMVVHGVRAPVVGRVCMQMTAVDVTGLLQAVPGDWAWVLGGPGPEPITPEELAGWWGTITYEVFCLLGQNRRIYTDGEH
- a CDS encoding 3-deoxy-D-manno-octulosonic acid transferase, translating into MARSEGRAGWAGAVFLALYSTLWRVAAPVLPLLLPRLRPGWTHRLGWCFRPGPADIWIQAASGGEAYLALEILEAFMPGTEFRVLLTTCTAQGEEILVRGLEGKSWEGRVQIRFFPFDVPGISLGLIRGAGIDLMILLETEIWPGLLEACRRAGVQIWVVNGRMTEKSRRGYVRLGGLLAGRGPSRVLAVSEADGARFQSVFPDALVERMSNIKFDRAAVPLVPDRDGPSWTAEGNGLFVFGSLRREEEHLILPVFPELARRHPQVIPAIFPRHMERVESWEKALIAADLPVCRLSRMEAPCPPGTILLGDVFGRLGQAYTRASWAFVGGSLAPCGGQNFLEPLACGVRPVIGPHWKNFAWVGQEIIDLGLVLQIGSAADLVRVPDLNPEARELILKRAGDFMAARRGGAAQAAREILGFFDRIAGGRDTISGPKTL
- the kdsB gene encoding 3-deoxy-manno-octulosonate cytidylyltransferase, which codes for MPVFHGFIPARFASTRFPGKPLAMIHGRPMFAHVYDRALASGVLHAVHLCTDDERIWAKALELDIPVVMTGADHASGTDRILEAADRVGIPDSAVVINIQGDEPAIPPAMIREVAELFCSEEVRVGTLARAVGREEASDPDVVKVVLSADGRALYFSRSMIPFFRSGEDERFLAHVGLYAFRMEALRTFGVLGRGLLERIECLEQLRLLEAGIPIHVALTEHRSRGVDKPSDIDFITCTLGEEL
- a CDS encoding tetratricopeptide repeat protein produces the protein MAMDFVQSKKKLSGVNSLLKQGKLLAAVTGLQEGLEFFLRTSLLKHEKEELCEQIEWAVYQLGSDRGFKQVYPLKIAYSQGEERALLETVREILRLLDEEATKEAQGQAELMALRIQERLDQGQEFLDGGKIDEARAWFDKLCREFDHNPDLKADVGDRFLKAGLHDDAIRYLKSAFKDDPKSAHVFNKLAIALRKAGRFDEAERFFQLALKTSLRDEFLYFNLGRVYLDWKRWEQAKEAADQALALNPGFDEAAKMKAYAERMMNG
- the secG gene encoding preprotein translocase subunit SecG; amino-acid sequence: MNALVVTIHIIACIALVILVLLQSGKEGMGVIFGGGSSSLFGSSGAGGILAKLTAGAAALFFLTSLSFTYLSTQRHVAQQESIVLDAPAPLAPAAPILPSVDQVPVPPAETPADIQAEPVDGKNAGQPGSEQVESAPSQGETVQTGETPDESKTE